The sequence TCCGAGCACGAAATGTCATGAATCAACATCCATCTCTTGAAGGAGCAAGCGGCATGCGAGCATTGATCCAGCGCGTCACACGGGCAGAAGTCGTGGTCGAGGGCGAGAGCGTCGGCGCCATCGAAGGCGGTCTGCTGGTACTGGTAGGCGTCGAGAAGGGCGATGACGAGGCGCGTGCCGACAAGTTGCTGCACAAGCTGCTGCATTATCGGGTCTTCGGTGACGAGAACGACAAGATGAACCTCAACGTCCAGCAGGCGGGCGGCAGTCTGCTGCTGGTCTCGCAGTTCACGCTGGCGGCGGACACCGGCAGCGGCATGCGTCCCAGCTTCTCCTCGGCGGCGCCACCGGCGGAGGGCGAGCGGCTGTTCACCTATCTGGTCGACAAGGCGCGTGAGCGCGGGAGAGAGCTCGGGGTGGGAATCGAGACCGGACGCTTCGGCGCCAACATGCAGGTCTCGTTACTCAATGACGGGCCGGTGACCTTCCTGCTCGAAAGCTGATCGCGCAGACCCAAAAAAGCCGCCCCCGAGGGGGCGGCTGCAAGCATTGGATGACGGGACTGCGCCGCCTCGCGGGAGCGCGGCGCAGGTAACGCGGTCTTACTGCACGCCTTCCGGATTACGTGCGTTCAGGTAGGCCTGTTCAGAGACCTCATGCCACTTCTCGACCTTGCCTTCGAAGGTGGTATAGGACTCGTAGATGCGGCCGGCCAGATCGTTGGACTCGCCGAGTTTCTTGACCACGTCGCCGGACAGTTCACGTGCCTTGTCGAGCACGTCCTGCGGGTAACGGCGCAGCTCGACCTTGTGCTCGTTGAGCAGTGTCTCGAGGGCGTCGTTGTTGCGCGCGGTGTACTCGTCGAGCATGTCCTGGTTCACGTCACGTACCGCGGAACGCAGGATGGCCTGCAGGTCCTTGGGGAGCTCGGCCATGGCGTCGTCGTTGACGATGGCCTCGAAGGTGACGGTCGGCTCGTGCCAGCCCGGATAGTAGTAGTACTTGGCGGCCTGATAGAGACCGAAGGCCAGGTCGTTGTACGGGCCGATCCACTCGGTGGCATCGATGGCACCGGACTGCAGCGAGGTGAAGATCTCGCCGCCCGGCATGCTGACCGTCGCCACGCCCATCTGCTGCATGACATCGCCACCCAGACCCGGGATACGCATCTTCAGGCCATCGAGGTCGGCGACCGAGTTGATCTCCTTGTTGAACCAGCCGCCCATCTGCACGCCCGAGGCGCCACCGGCCATGACTTCGACGCCGAACTTGTCGTAGACCTCGTTCCACAGCTCCAGGCCGCCGCCGTAATGCAGCCAGGCGTTCATTTCCTGCGCGGTCATGCCGAAGGGGACGGCGGCGAAGAACTGGGCTTCCGGCGCCTTGCCTTTCCAGTAGTAGGAAGCCGAGTGACCGATCTGCGCGGTACCGGAAGAGACGGTATCGAGTACCTCGAAGCCCGGCACCAGCTGGCCTGCGCCATAGACCTTGATCTTGAGGCGGCCGTCGGACATTTCGTCGACCAGACGTGCGAGGCGTTCCGGCCCCTGGCCCACCCCCGGGAAGTTCTTCGGCCACGAGGTGACCATCTTCCAGGTGAAGGTATCGGCGGCGTTGGCAACGGCCGGCAGGGTGCCCATGGCGGTCATGGTGCCGACGGCGATACCGAAGGCGAGTTTGTTGAGTTGCATGGCATGCTCCTTGAAGTGCCCGATTGTTGTTGTGCACCGGTCAGTGACCGGTGCTGGGCAAGAGGTGGGCCGCGAACGGCTCCCGTGCATCTGCATGAGCCGACTGGCGGCTCTCCCATCAGCTGACGGGGCAGGCCCCGCCAATTCAGTTGCTGCTCTGTCCTTGTACTGTCTCGTCAGTCGTGGCTTAGAACTGGGCCGGCAGCCAGGTGGCCAGGCCCGGGAAGGCGGCCAGCGCACCCAGCATGCACAGCTGGATCAGGATGAACGGAATGACACCCTTGTAGATCTGCTTGGTGCTGACTTCCTTGGGGGCCACGCCGCGCAGGTAGAACAGCGCGAACCCGAAGGGGGGCGTGAGGAAGGAGGTCTGCAGGTTGATGGCGATCATGATGCCCAGCCAGATCGGGTCGAGGCCCATGGCCAGCAGCACCGGACCGACGATCGGTACCACCACGAAGGTGATCTCGATGAAGTCGAGGATGAAGCCGAGGAGGAAGATCACCAGCATCACCACCAGGGTGGCACCGA comes from bacterium Scap17 and encodes:
- a CDS encoding TRAP transporter substrate-binding protein, whose translation is MQLNKLAFGIAVGTMTAMGTLPAVANAADTFTWKMVTSWPKNFPGVGQGPERLARLVDEMSDGRLKIKVYGAGQLVPGFEVLDTVSSGTAQIGHSASYYWKGKAPEAQFFAAVPFGMTAQEMNAWLHYGGGLELWNEVYDKFGVEVMAGGASGVQMGGWFNKEINSVADLDGLKMRIPGLGGDVMQQMGVATVSMPGGEIFTSLQSGAIDATEWIGPYNDLAFGLYQAAKYYYYPGWHEPTVTFEAIVNDDAMAELPKDLQAILRSAVRDVNQDMLDEYTARNNDALETLLNEHKVELRRYPQDVLDKARELSGDVVKKLGESNDLAGRIYESYTTFEGKVEKWHEVSEQAYLNARNPEGVQ
- a CDS encoding D-tyrosyl-tRNA(Tyr) deacylase, which translates into the protein MRALIQRVTRAEVVVEGESVGAIEGGLLVLVGVEKGDDEARADKLLHKLLHYRVFGDENDKMNLNVQQAGGSLLLVSQFTLAADTGSGMRPSFSSAAPPAEGERLFTYLVDKARERGRELGVGIETGRFGANMQVSLLNDGPVTFLLES